Proteins co-encoded in one Crateriforma spongiae genomic window:
- a CDS encoding CvpA family protein, giving the protein MDNYDILMLVVLVGATLFGAIKGFAWQLASIASIVVSYIVAYQFREPFSESIKADPPWNRFLAMLILYVGTSLVIWMMFRMISRTIDRMRLKEFDRQIGAMFGLLKGALYCTLITLFAVTLLGPGLRESIVASRSGRYIARVLDKSQAIIPPELHEIVQPVLDKFDQQFQQAQPGPSQPWSAPWSGNSAENDPAAQNWNSGFASGSGSAPGGVPAIPASASSWSGGRSNSTPINQFIQQGLDQARQQVDAWGRQIDQSQDAYRRAENAYQDVRQSASQTYQNAQRGYQNSQPSSTYNQGQTGNGSAYGTNGSAYGGSNFGGTSAPQNGGWNYGGSNNSVPPWQR; this is encoded by the coding sequence ATGGACAATTACGACATCCTGATGCTGGTCGTCTTGGTCGGAGCCACGTTGTTCGGCGCGATCAAAGGCTTTGCGTGGCAACTGGCTTCGATCGCATCGATCGTCGTCAGCTACATCGTCGCGTACCAGTTTCGCGAACCTTTCAGCGAATCCATCAAAGCCGATCCGCCGTGGAATCGCTTCCTTGCGATGCTGATTTTGTACGTGGGTACGTCGCTGGTCATCTGGATGATGTTCCGGATGATCAGCCGGACGATCGACCGCATGCGATTGAAAGAATTTGACCGGCAAATTGGTGCGATGTTTGGCCTGTTGAAGGGCGCGTTGTATTGCACCCTGATCACGCTATTCGCCGTCACTCTGTTGGGTCCGGGCCTGCGCGAGTCTATTGTCGCAAGTCGCAGCGGTCGCTACATCGCTCGCGTCCTGGACAAGAGTCAAGCAATCATCCCACCGGAATTGCACGAAATCGTTCAGCCGGTTTTGGACAAATTCGACCAGCAGTTCCAACAGGCACAACCCGGTCCATCCCAACCATGGTCGGCACCGTGGTCGGGTAACTCGGCGGAAAACGATCCCGCGGCGCAAAACTGGAATTCCGGATTCGCATCGGGTTCAGGATCTGCGCCCGGCGGCGTGCCGGCGATTCCCGCATCGGCATCATCATGGTCCGGTGGCCGATCCAATTCGACGCCGATCAACCAATTCATCCAGCAAGGCCTGGATCAGGCGCGCCAGCAAGTCGATGCCTGGGGACGCCAAATCGACCAATCACAAGACGCCTATCGGCGAGCCGAAAACGCGTATCAAGACGTCCGCCAATCGGCATCGCAGACGTATCAAAACGCACAACGCGGGTACCAAAATTCCCAGCCATCTTCGACGTACAACCAAGGCCAAACCGGCAACGGATCGGCCTACGGAACGAACGGTTCAGCGTATGGCGGATCGAATTTCGGCGGCACATCGGCGCCGCAAAACGGCGGATGGAATTACGGCGGATCGAACAACAGCGTGCCACCATGGCAACGTTAG
- a CDS encoding acetyl-CoA carboxylase carboxyltransferase subunit alpha: protein MSAGPGLEFEQEINDLEERIASIERATDRTGADDDQLRQLRLELVHRLKDVYGSLDAWQTVQIARHKNRPYTRDYLTLAFDEFVELHGDKHFGDDRAMLSGFAKLDRFKVMVLGHQKGRTYKERAACHFGCAHPEGYRKAMVKMRLAEKYRLPLICFIDTPGAYPGVGAEERGQAQVIAESMFMMSRLKTPVICIVIGEGGSGGALGIGVGDRVAVLQHAYYSVISPEGCAGILWKSHEHAPKAANALRFTSSDLVRLGVVDDVIEEPLGGAHRDHHQMASRLKTYLSRKLSELESVPVDQLIEQRYEKFRAMGIFDEIAATA from the coding sequence ATGAGCGCCGGCCCCGGTTTGGAATTTGAACAAGAGATCAACGATCTGGAAGAACGGATTGCTTCGATCGAACGCGCCACCGATCGTACCGGTGCCGATGATGACCAGTTGCGTCAATTGCGATTGGAATTGGTCCATCGCTTGAAGGATGTCTACGGTTCGCTGGATGCATGGCAGACCGTCCAGATTGCACGGCACAAGAACCGCCCCTACACACGCGACTATTTGACCCTGGCGTTCGACGAGTTCGTCGAATTGCACGGCGACAAACACTTCGGTGATGATCGTGCGATGCTCAGCGGATTCGCGAAGCTGGACCGATTCAAGGTCATGGTCTTGGGACACCAAAAAGGCCGCACGTACAAAGAACGCGCCGCCTGCCATTTCGGATGCGCCCACCCCGAAGGCTATCGAAAAGCGATGGTCAAAATGCGGCTGGCCGAAAAGTACCGCTTGCCGCTGATCTGCTTTATCGACACGCCCGGCGCCTATCCCGGCGTCGGTGCCGAGGAGCGTGGGCAAGCTCAAGTGATTGCCGAAAGTATGTTCATGATGAGTCGGTTGAAAACGCCGGTCATCTGTATCGTCATCGGCGAAGGCGGCAGCGGCGGCGCCCTGGGGATCGGCGTCGGCGACCGTGTCGCCGTTTTGCAGCATGCTTACTACAGTGTGATCAGCCCCGAGGGTTGTGCGGGCATTTTGTGGAAGAGTCACGAACACGCGCCCAAAGCCGCCAACGCACTGCGGTTCACCAGCAGCGATTTGGTTCGCCTGGGCGTCGTCGATGACGTCATCGAAGAACCGCTTGGCGGTGCCCATCGTGACCATCACCAGATGGCGTCGCGGCTGAAGACTTATCTGTCTCGCAAGCTTTCGGAATTGGAATCCGTTCCGGTCGATCAGTTGATCGAACAGCGGTACGAGAAGTTCCGCGCGATGGGCATCTTTGATGAGATCGCGGCGACCGCTTGA
- a CDS encoding serine/threonine-protein kinase — translation MSKTRDFLGPYRLARLIRAGSTSEVWEAIEEHDHKRYALKILKRSMRENKGEIAALKHEFTVAKDLSSDRIVKMYEHRVENGVPFLVMELFSELNMKQALRRGPESLAFMLDKIIMQAAEGLYYMHTKNWIHRDIKPDNYLVSREGVTKLIDFTIAEQKKSGIGKLFHRSGGTVQGTRSYMSPEQIRGKICDERSDVYSFGCVLYEAATGKPPFTGQTPNDLLSKHLNASIPSAVAQNNNVTKEFAELVKKMMAKKPDQRPESMWEFLKIFRSLQIFKKRPKPPEISVFDDMPGIRGSEDLLIKGKPKNEGDEE, via the coding sequence ATGTCAAAAACTCGCGACTTCCTGGGCCCCTATCGCCTAGCACGACTGATCCGGGCGGGCAGTACCAGCGAAGTTTGGGAAGCCATCGAGGAGCATGACCACAAGCGGTATGCGTTGAAAATTTTGAAACGCAGCATGCGTGAGAACAAAGGCGAAATAGCTGCGCTAAAGCACGAGTTCACCGTCGCCAAAGATCTCAGCAGCGATCGCATCGTCAAGATGTACGAACACCGAGTCGAAAACGGGGTGCCGTTTTTGGTCATGGAATTGTTCAGCGAATTGAACATGAAGCAGGCTCTGCGACGCGGACCCGAATCTCTGGCGTTCATGCTGGACAAGATCATCATGCAGGCCGCCGAAGGCCTGTATTACATGCACACCAAGAATTGGATCCATCGCGATATCAAGCCGGACAATTATCTGGTCAGTCGCGAAGGCGTCACCAAGCTGATCGACTTCACGATCGCCGAGCAAAAGAAGTCCGGCATCGGCAAGTTGTTTCACCGCAGCGGCGGGACAGTGCAGGGCACTCGCAGCTACATGTCGCCGGAACAGATCCGCGGCAAGATCTGTGACGAACGCAGCGACGTCTATTCCTTCGGCTGTGTGTTGTACGAAGCGGCGACGGGAAAGCCGCCGTTCACCGGCCAGACGCCGAACGATTTGCTCAGCAAGCACCTCAACGCGTCCATCCCGAGTGCCGTCGCACAGAACAACAACGTGACCAAAGAGTTCGCGGAGTTGGTCAAGAAGATGATGGCCAAGAAACCCGATCAACGACCCGAATCCATGTGGGAGTTCTTGAAGATCTTTCGATCACTGCAGATCTTCAAGAAACGTCCCAAGCCACCTGAAATCAGCGTCTTTGACGACATGCCGGGAATCCGCGGCAGCGAAGACTTGTTGATCAAAGGCAAGCCAAAGAACGAAGGTGATGAAGAATGA
- a CDS encoding glycosyltransferase family 4 protein has protein sequence MRVLHVITRMIIGGAQENTLLNCLDLVQLYGDDVLLATGPALGPEGDLISQGRTGDLPVRMIDSLRRNIHPLRDATAARQLRQVIRQYKPDVVHTHSAKGGMLGRWAGWAEKVPAVVHTVHGAPFHPYQPAASRRFFAACERWAAKRCHRLISVADAMTDLMVDASVAPREKFITIHSGMDVQPFYDADQHRTEMRRHYGFVDDDIVIGKIARLFHLKGHADLIESAKDVVAANARVKFLLVGDGILKDSLQRRVDELGLAKHFVFAGLVPPTEVPRQLSAMDGLAHTSYREGLARALPQALIAGRPVVSYDVDGAREVCISGETGFLVPPGDVEALTRALVELAADPQQRQTMGDAGRRRFTEQFKHETMTRRIRDVYQELLAESGVQTGS, from the coding sequence GTGCGCGTACTGCATGTCATCACGCGAATGATCATCGGCGGCGCGCAAGAAAACACGTTGCTGAACTGTTTGGACTTGGTCCAACTGTATGGAGATGACGTGTTGCTGGCGACTGGACCCGCGCTGGGCCCCGAAGGTGATTTGATCAGTCAGGGGCGAACGGGCGATTTGCCGGTGCGGATGATTGATTCGCTGCGACGAAACATTCATCCGTTGCGTGACGCCACCGCGGCCCGCCAATTGCGGCAAGTGATTCGGCAATACAAACCGGATGTCGTTCACACCCACAGTGCCAAGGGCGGCATGCTGGGACGATGGGCGGGATGGGCGGAAAAGGTGCCGGCCGTTGTGCACACCGTTCACGGTGCGCCGTTTCACCCATATCAGCCTGCCGCATCGCGACGATTCTTCGCTGCGTGTGAACGTTGGGCGGCGAAGCGTTGCCACCGGTTGATCTCGGTGGCCGATGCGATGACCGATTTGATGGTCGACGCGTCCGTCGCGCCGCGTGAAAAGTTCATCACCATTCACAGCGGAATGGATGTGCAGCCGTTTTACGACGCTGATCAGCATCGAACGGAAATGCGGCGTCATTACGGCTTTGTCGACGACGACATTGTCATCGGCAAGATCGCTCGACTGTTTCATTTGAAGGGCCACGCCGACCTGATCGAATCGGCCAAAGATGTCGTCGCCGCCAATGCACGGGTGAAATTCTTGTTGGTCGGAGATGGCATTTTGAAAGATTCCCTTCAGCGTCGCGTGGACGAACTCGGGCTGGCGAAGCACTTTGTGTTCGCCGGGTTGGTCCCACCGACCGAGGTCCCGCGCCAGCTGAGCGCGATGGATGGCCTGGCACACACGTCGTACCGCGAAGGTCTGGCTCGTGCGTTGCCTCAAGCGTTGATCGCCGGCCGCCCGGTGGTTTCCTACGACGTCGATGGGGCCCGCGAAGTTTGCATCAGTGGCGAAACTGGATTCCTGGTTCCCCCCGGCGATGTCGAAGCACTGACCCGCGCATTGGTCGAACTGGCCGCCGACCCGCAGCAGCGTCAAACGATGGGGGATGCCGGACGACGCCGTTTCACCGAACAGTTCAAGCACGAAACCATGACCCGGCGGATCCGCGACGTGTACCAAGAATTGTTGGCCGAATCGGGTGTCCAGACCGGTTCCTGA
- a CDS encoding argininosuccinate synthase: MKSCVLAYSGGLDTSVILGWLQDQGYEVHAVYVDLGQPCEDRDAIMQKARDCGAKSSRLIDVREELCRDFAFPVLAWQAKYEQIYLLGTSIARPLISKVCLEVAREVGATAFAHGATGKGNDQCRFQLAAEALDPKVKIIAPWRIEEFRELFPGRTELIDYCDAKKIPVKASAAKPYSSDENVLHISYEAGQLEELDVNGVELVDFGMGVSPQDAPDQPEEVTIGFEAGVPTTLNGKQVNALEMVESLNTIAGRNGVGRIDMVENRFVGMKSRGVYESPGMTVLYDALMYVEQLTMDRDLMHLRDRMAPEVAEMVYYGFWYTQKMDALFAFIRDAQKHTTGEVTLQLYKGNIMVASRTSPNSLYDAEIATMEGGGSYNQDDAEGFLNIQGLPSRVQGTVTPRKY; encoded by the coding sequence ATGAAAAGCTGCGTCCTCGCCTATTCCGGCGGCCTCGACACTTCGGTCATTCTCGGTTGGTTGCAAGACCAGGGCTATGAAGTGCATGCGGTCTATGTCGACCTGGGCCAACCCTGCGAGGACCGCGACGCGATCATGCAGAAGGCTCGCGATTGTGGTGCGAAATCTTCGCGGCTGATCGACGTTCGCGAAGAACTGTGCCGCGACTTTGCTTTCCCCGTGCTGGCATGGCAGGCCAAGTACGAACAAATCTATCTGCTGGGCACTTCCATCGCCCGTCCGCTGATCAGCAAAGTCTGTTTGGAAGTCGCTCGCGAAGTCGGAGCGACGGCGTTTGCCCACGGTGCCACCGGCAAGGGCAATGACCAATGTCGGTTCCAATTGGCTGCCGAAGCATTGGACCCGAAGGTCAAGATCATCGCGCCGTGGCGGATCGAGGAGTTCCGTGAACTGTTCCCCGGACGTACCGAATTGATCGACTACTGTGACGCAAAGAAGATTCCCGTCAAAGCGTCCGCCGCAAAACCCTACAGCAGCGACGAAAACGTGCTGCACATCAGTTACGAAGCGGGCCAGTTGGAAGAATTGGATGTCAATGGTGTGGAGCTTGTCGATTTCGGCATGGGCGTCAGTCCACAAGACGCGCCGGATCAACCCGAGGAAGTCACGATCGGTTTCGAAGCCGGAGTCCCCACGACGCTCAACGGCAAACAAGTCAATGCACTGGAGATGGTCGAGTCGCTGAATACGATCGCCGGTCGCAACGGGGTCGGGCGGATCGACATGGTGGAAAACCGATTCGTCGGGATGAAGAGTCGCGGCGTCTATGAATCGCCCGGCATGACCGTGTTGTACGACGCTTTGATGTATGTCGAACAGCTGACGATGGACCGCGATTTGATGCACCTGCGTGATCGCATGGCGCCCGAAGTCGCCGAAATGGTTTACTACGGTTTTTGGTACACACAAAAGATGGACGCATTGTTTGCGTTCATCCGTGACGCCCAAAAACACACGACCGGCGAAGTCACGTTGCAGTTGTACAAGGGCAACATCATGGTGGCGTCGCGAACCAGTCCCAACAGCTTGTACGACGCGGAAATCGCAACCATGGAAGGTGGCGGATCTTACAACCAAGACGACGCCGAAGGGTTCTTGAACATTCAAGGACTGCCCAGTCGCGTTCAAGGCACGGTGACACCGCGAAAGTATTGA
- the larB gene encoding nickel pincer cofactor biosynthesis protein LarB: protein MSDSTPLPADLIRQLEQLAAGNASVDEVTNWIRAAGGPEHLASPADNLRSIDGATVDLGRRDRCGFGEVIFGEGKSAELITRIIQTQLDAQQHALVTRLDNTTAAQVRRCFEHAFYNPLAHTLRVGQLECPAAQQLDIEQVDQIPHVGVVTAGSTDQHVAEEAIETLFWMGIPFRRFDDIGVAGPARLMASVPQLQKADALVVVAGMEGALPSVVSGHVAVPVFAVPTSVGYGANLGGLTPLMGMLSSCTANVAVVNVDAGFKGGYLAGLVVSRIQHATTKTSD from the coding sequence ATGTCTGATTCGACCCCACTGCCCGCTGATCTGATCCGCCAGTTGGAACAATTGGCCGCGGGAAACGCCAGCGTCGACGAAGTGACCAATTGGATTCGAGCCGCCGGCGGCCCCGAACACTTGGCCAGCCCCGCGGACAATTTGCGTTCGATCGACGGAGCGACCGTGGACCTGGGACGCCGCGACCGGTGTGGTTTCGGCGAGGTGATTTTCGGCGAAGGCAAGTCGGCGGAACTGATCACGCGGATCATCCAAACCCAACTGGATGCCCAGCAGCACGCGCTGGTTACCCGATTGGATAACACCACGGCGGCCCAGGTTCGCCGCTGTTTTGAGCATGCGTTTTACAATCCGCTGGCCCACACGCTGCGTGTCGGCCAGTTGGAATGCCCGGCGGCGCAGCAGTTGGACATCGAACAGGTCGACCAAATCCCGCACGTCGGGGTGGTCACCGCAGGCAGCACCGATCAGCACGTCGCCGAGGAGGCCATCGAAACCCTTTTTTGGATGGGCATCCCGTTTCGTCGTTTCGACGACATCGGCGTCGCGGGCCCGGCCCGATTGATGGCGTCGGTGCCTCAGCTGCAAAAGGCGGATGCCCTGGTGGTGGTCGCCGGCATGGAAGGTGCACTGCCGTCGGTCGTTTCCGGGCACGTCGCGGTTCCCGTTTTCGCGGTGCCGACCAGCGTCGGATACGGTGCCAATCTGGGCGGCCTGACTCCGCTGATGGGCATGCTTAGCAGCTGCACGGCGAACGTAGCCGTGGTGAACGTCGATGCCGGATTCAAAGGCGGCTATTTGGCCGGGCTGGTGGTTTCGCGAATCCAACACGCCACGACGAAAACGTCGGACTGA
- a CDS encoding NAD(P)H-hydrate dehydratase: MNDPAPPLPPRPTRKTDAHKGDFGKCLLVGGSRGMAGSIALSTLATLRTGTGLVTAAVPDRCLETVAAFHPCLMTVPLDDHDGHFGDQAAKQLAGFLQDDATGGDIKFDAIGCGPGMSTGMGSQRVVDLLWNQTTKVPRVFDADALNILSAKGWLNPSQSADASPDPGPAVLTPHPGELQRLTGVSVSDRQGQIDAAASIADRTGVVIVVKGGPTVVVGRAGRWTNTTGNPGMATAGCGDVLTGVITSLLGQRGDDGRRMSPWDAARLGVFLHGAAGDRAAERLGQAFMVATDVIDGLSDGPSDQ; encoded by the coding sequence ATGAACGACCCTGCGCCGCCGCTTCCGCCCCGTCCGACACGCAAGACTGACGCTCACAAAGGCGATTTCGGCAAATGCCTTTTGGTGGGTGGTTCGCGTGGCATGGCCGGATCGATCGCACTGAGCACCTTGGCGACACTGCGCACCGGTACCGGTCTGGTCACCGCTGCGGTTCCCGACCGTTGCCTGGAAACGGTGGCAGCGTTTCACCCGTGCCTGATGACGGTTCCGCTGGACGACCATGACGGTCATTTCGGCGATCAAGCGGCCAAGCAGCTGGCGGGATTTCTGCAAGACGACGCCACCGGCGGGGACATCAAGTTTGATGCGATCGGGTGCGGGCCTGGAATGTCGACCGGTATGGGGTCGCAGCGGGTCGTCGATTTGCTGTGGAATCAAACCACCAAGGTCCCCCGCGTGTTCGATGCCGACGCGCTGAACATTTTGTCCGCGAAAGGCTGGCTGAACCCTTCTCAGTCCGCCGACGCATCGCCGGACCCCGGGCCGGCTGTCTTGACCCCCCATCCCGGCGAACTGCAGCGATTGACGGGTGTTTCCGTGTCCGACCGTCAGGGACAAATCGATGCGGCTGCTTCGATCGCGGATCGGACGGGCGTTGTCATCGTGGTCAAAGGCGGACCAACGGTGGTCGTGGGCCGGGCGGGCCGCTGGACCAACACGACCGGCAACCCGGGCATGGCGACGGCGGGATGCGGCGATGTGTTGACCGGCGTGATCACGTCGCTGTTGGGGCAACGTGGCGACGATGGTCGGCGAATGTCCCCCTGGGATGCGGCACGGCTGGGTGTTTTTCTGCACGGCGCCGCTGGCGACCGTGCGGCGGAGCGGCTGGGGCAAGCCTTCATGGTGGCAACCGATGTGATTGACGGACTGAGCGACGGTCCGTCGGATCAATGA
- a CDS encoding bifunctional riboflavin kinase/FAD synthetase, with translation MPPVTEIVYLDEFPGPAGTPSRTSPRGDTGARQSDLDRLQRGVLSIGNFDGVHLGHQSLLRRLRSMADELGGPSVAIVFDPHPAEILRPENPPPRLTTLPRRAELMSPLGIDFLLVCRTTQALLNLSPDDFFDRFIVSTLTARGMVEGPNFCFGKDRRGDIAMLRQRCDEQQMHLQIVTAADDGAEMISSSRIRQCLSLNDVASAAAMLGRPHRVSGIVVTGDQRGRKIGFPTANLDQWSTMPPSPGVYSGCVELESGARHPAAIHLGPNPTFETEMKLKFEIHVLDYSGSLYDQILAVDFIDHIRAVHSFASVDDLTAQLKRDVATTRRHYLNWMNR, from the coding sequence ATGCCCCCCGTGACTGAAATCGTGTACTTGGATGAATTCCCCGGCCCCGCCGGGACGCCCTCGCGGACTTCGCCGCGCGGGGACACTGGTGCGCGACAATCCGATTTAGATCGCTTGCAGCGCGGCGTGCTTTCGATCGGCAATTTTGATGGCGTGCATCTGGGTCATCAATCGTTGTTACGCCGGTTGCGATCCATGGCCGATGAACTGGGCGGCCCCAGTGTGGCAATCGTCTTTGACCCGCATCCTGCAGAGATTTTGCGTCCGGAGAATCCGCCGCCACGGCTGACCACCCTGCCCCGCCGCGCGGAATTGATGTCGCCGCTGGGAATCGATTTCTTGTTGGTGTGCCGAACCACCCAGGCGCTTTTGAATCTTTCGCCGGACGATTTTTTCGACCGCTTCATCGTGTCGACCCTGACCGCTCGCGGAATGGTCGAAGGTCCCAACTTTTGCTTCGGCAAAGATCGCCGGGGAGACATCGCGATGCTGCGGCAGCGTTGCGACGAACAACAAATGCATCTTCAGATTGTGACGGCCGCCGACGACGGCGCCGAAATGATCAGCAGCAGCCGCATCCGTCAGTGTTTGTCGCTAAACGATGTGGCATCGGCCGCCGCCATGCTGGGCCGGCCGCATCGAGTGTCCGGAATCGTCGTGACCGGTGATCAGCGTGGCCGCAAGATCGGGTTCCCCACCGCCAACCTGGATCAATGGTCGACGATGCCGCCTTCGCCAGGTGTGTACAGCGGATGCGTGGAATTGGAATCGGGTGCTCGACATCCCGCGGCCATTCACCTGGGTCCGAATCCGACTTTCGAAACTGAGATGAAATTGAAGTTTGAGATCCACGTGTTGGACTACAGTGGGTCGCTTTACGATCAAATTCTCGCGGTCGACTTCATCGACCACATTCGCGCGGTCCATTCGTTTGCATCGGTGGACGACTTGACCGCACAGTTGAAACGCGACGTTGCCACGACGCGGCGTCACTACTTGAATTGGATGAATCGCTAA
- a CDS encoding DHH family phosphoesterase — protein sequence MGVNWKAFVDQISHYQSFVLVSHIRPDCDALGSELAMAEVLRAIGKDVRIINAHRTPPALQFLDPAGNIDVLGDDVEAEDIHCDCFMILDTSAWAQLGDMGDVIRTATCDKMVLDHHVGEDDLGATMFKDYQAEATGHLVIQAADACNVPLTRKMGVAAFAAIATDTGWFRFGSVTPETFRVISRLVEVGVVPSEVYGDLYERDTLGRLKLRGLILSRTEAELDGALVHTYVQKEDFAAMGAEPSDTEDAINLTLSVGGTKGAVIFVGQLRGGYKLSFRSRCDMDCNEIARQFGGGGHKAAAGAFVEGTLAEAQERVLPVVRQAMQKALGL from the coding sequence ATGGGCGTCAATTGGAAAGCTTTCGTCGATCAAATCTCGCACTATCAGTCTTTTGTACTGGTCAGTCACATTCGCCCCGATTGCGATGCGTTGGGCAGCGAATTGGCGATGGCCGAAGTCCTGCGGGCGATCGGCAAAGACGTACGAATCATCAACGCTCACCGCACACCACCGGCGTTGCAGTTTTTGGATCCGGCCGGCAACATCGACGTGCTGGGGGATGATGTCGAAGCGGAAGACATTCATTGCGATTGCTTCATGATCCTGGACACCAGCGCATGGGCCCAGTTGGGCGACATGGGTGATGTGATTCGCACCGCCACCTGCGACAAAATGGTCCTGGACCACCACGTCGGCGAAGACGACTTGGGCGCGACGATGTTCAAGGACTACCAGGCCGAAGCGACCGGTCATCTGGTGATCCAGGCGGCCGATGCATGCAACGTTCCGCTGACTCGAAAAATGGGCGTGGCGGCGTTTGCGGCGATCGCCACGGATACCGGATGGTTTCGTTTCGGCAGCGTGACACCGGAAACGTTTCGCGTGATCTCGCGGTTGGTGGAAGTCGGCGTGGTCCCCAGCGAAGTTTACGGCGATCTTTACGAACGTGACACGCTGGGCCGTTTGAAGCTGCGTGGATTGATCCTGTCACGAACTGAGGCGGAATTGGACGGAGCTCTTGTTCACACCTACGTCCAGAAAGAAGACTTCGCCGCGATGGGCGCGGAACCATCGGACACCGAAGACGCGATCAACCTGACGCTTTCGGTCGGTGGCACGAAGGGCGCGGTTATTTTCGTCGGCCAGCTGCGTGGCGGATACAAACTGAGCTTTCGCAGTCGCTGCGACATGGATTGCAACGAAATCGCACGCCAATTCGGCGGCGGCGGCCACAAGGCAGCGGCTGGGGCGTTCGTCGAGGGCACGTTGGCCGAAGCCCAAGAACGCGTTTTGCCGGTCGTCCGCCAAGCGATGCAAAAAGCGTTGGGGCTGTAG